Proteins encoded in a region of the Mucilaginibacter sabulilitoris genome:
- a CDS encoding LytR/AlgR family response regulator transcription factor codes for MIRCLVVDDEPLALHILEDYISKMPFLQLVKATTNPIEALTLVQAGNVDLVFLDVQMPELTGIQFLKISNGKAKVILTTAYSQYALEGYELDVVDYLLKPIALDRFFKSVQKAQSIIQPVIKPVQQAEVAQQDDFSTDFIFVKTEHKIQKVYLHDILFIEGLKDYISIFTPTERIITLQGMKKMEDALPEKHFIRVHKSYIVALNKIDSIERSRIQIGDKIIPVGDTYRDDFFRMIEDKNI; via the coding sequence ATGATCAGATGCCTGGTAGTTGATGACGAGCCTTTAGCGCTGCATATTTTGGAAGATTATATTTCCAAAATGCCTTTCCTGCAATTGGTGAAAGCCACAACCAACCCTATTGAAGCCTTAACTTTAGTACAGGCCGGCAATGTTGATCTGGTATTTTTAGATGTACAAATGCCCGAACTTACCGGCATCCAGTTTTTAAAAATATCAAATGGTAAAGCTAAAGTGATATTAACAACCGCGTATTCGCAATATGCTTTGGAAGGATATGAGTTAGATGTGGTAGATTACCTGCTTAAGCCCATTGCATTAGACAGGTTTTTTAAATCGGTACAAAAAGCGCAAAGTATTATACAGCCGGTTATTAAACCCGTTCAACAGGCAGAGGTTGCCCAGCAAGATGACTTTTCGACCGATTTTATTTTCGTGAAAACCGAACATAAAATACAGAAGGTTTACCTGCATGATATTTTGTTTATTGAAGGGCTGAAAGATTACATATCTATATTTACCCCAACCGAGCGCATTATTACCCTGCAAGGCATGAAAAAAATGGAAGACGCCCTGCCCGAGAAGCATTTTATACGCGTACATAAATCATACATTGTGGCTCTCAATAAAATTGACAGTATTGAACGCAGCCGTATCCAGATAGGCGACAAAATTATCCCCGTAGGAGATACCTACCGTGATGACTTTTTCAGGATGATAGAGGATAAGAATATTTAG
- a CDS encoding 3-keto-disaccharide hydrolase, producing MSPLKNTFLIVLLFISGYNCLAQTDPKLTEVWDPEPALVTPGMGNKPPSDAIILFDGKNLNQWTDQKGMPPGWTIKDGILTVKPGSGSIITKQNFADCQLHVEWRAPAIVKGEGQERGNSGVIMQSRYELQILDSYKNRTYSNGQAGSIYKQHVPLVNASLKPGEWQKYDIFYTAPRFNLDSTLKTPAYITVVHNGVLVQNHVEIKGTVAHVGQPKYKKHPFAQPLLLQEHEFPVSFRNIWIREINVQKLFNGKDKTGWYTYLDTLGKDNDIHNNFVVENGAVHVMGKYFGYLATKKSYANYYLKVVFKWGTKQYSPRQTGKRDAGILYHFPETAKDMVWPKSIECQIQEQDCGDIWCVQHTNVDSPNKWETAWDQKHIFRTENFEHPRGEWNTIEIICNGNQIEHYVNGHLVNWGIASLSEGKILLQSEGAEIFYKSVELTPL from the coding sequence ATGAGCCCATTAAAAAATACATTTCTGATAGTTTTACTGTTTATAAGCGGGTACAACTGCCTTGCACAAACAGATCCTAAACTTACCGAAGTATGGGATCCCGAACCTGCCCTGGTAACACCGGGTATGGGCAATAAGCCCCCATCAGATGCTATTATTTTATTTGACGGTAAAAACCTTAACCAGTGGACCGATCAGAAGGGCATGCCACCCGGCTGGACGATTAAGGACGGCATACTAACCGTTAAACCCGGCAGCGGCTCTATCATTACCAAGCAAAACTTTGCAGACTGCCAGCTGCACGTGGAGTGGCGCGCGCCAGCCATTGTAAAAGGCGAGGGCCAGGAACGCGGCAACAGCGGTGTTATTATGCAAAGCCGTTATGAGTTGCAGATATTGGACAGCTATAAAAACCGCACTTACTCCAACGGGCAGGCCGGATCTATTTATAAACAGCATGTACCATTGGTTAATGCCTCGTTAAAACCCGGCGAATGGCAAAAGTATGATATATTTTACACCGCTCCTCGCTTTAATTTAGACAGCACGCTAAAAACTCCGGCCTATATTACGGTTGTACACAATGGCGTTCTGGTACAGAACCATGTAGAAATTAAAGGAACGGTAGCACATGTTGGGCAGCCTAAATATAAGAAACACCCGTTTGCCCAGCCATTATTGCTGCAGGAACATGAGTTCCCGGTATCGTTCCGCAATATATGGATCAGGGAAATAAATGTGCAGAAGCTGTTTAACGGCAAGGACAAAACCGGCTGGTACACTTATCTTGACACATTGGGCAAAGACAACGACATTCATAATAATTTCGTGGTTGAAAATGGCGCGGTACACGTAATGGGCAAATACTTTGGCTACCTTGCCACAAAAAAATCATACGCCAACTATTACCTTAAAGTAGTATTTAAATGGGGTACCAAACAGTATTCCCCGAGGCAAACGGGTAAACGTGATGCTGGTATCCTGTATCATTTTCCTGAAACGGCAAAAGATATGGTTTGGCCAAAATCAATAGAATGCCAGATACAGGAACAGGATTGCGGCGATATATGGTGCGTGCAGCATACCAATGTTGATTCGCCAAATAAATGGGAAACGGCCTGGGACCAGAAGCATATATTCCGTACCGAGAATTTTGAACATCCGCGCGGTGAGTGGAACACCATTGAAATTATATGCAATGGCAACCAAATTGAACACTACGTGAATGGGCACCTGGTAAACTGGGGTATAGCGTCCTTATCAGAAGGGAAGATTCTCCTGCAATCTGAAGGGGCCGAGATATTTTATAAATCGGTTGAGCTTACACCGCTTTAA
- the frr gene encoding ribosome recycling factor — protein MSELIKKQVTEAKALMDKAIDHADGELNKIRAGKANPSLLDDVTVDYYGTPTPLSQVGSVNTPDARTIVVQPWEKSLLGAIEKAIKEANLGLNPQNDGIIIRINVPPLTEERRRDLVKKAKAEAETGKIAVRNIRKDANEKIKKLKSEGVSEDEIKVGEAEIQKLTDAYIIKVDQLSDAKEKDIMTV, from the coding sequence ATGAGCGAACTCATTAAAAAACAAGTTACTGAAGCCAAGGCTTTAATGGACAAAGCCATTGACCATGCCGATGGTGAATTAAATAAAATAAGAGCAGGTAAAGCCAACCCATCATTATTGGATGACGTTACGGTTGATTACTATGGCACCCCTACTCCGTTAAGCCAGGTAGGTAGTGTTAACACACCAGATGCCCGTACCATTGTTGTTCAACCATGGGAAAAGTCATTACTGGGAGCTATTGAAAAAGCAATTAAGGAAGCAAACCTGGGTCTTAACCCACAAAACGATGGGATAATTATCCGCATTAACGTACCGCCGCTAACAGAAGAGCGCCGTCGTGACCTGGTTAAAAAAGCCAAAGCCGAAGCAGAAACCGGTAAAATAGCAGTTCGTAACATTCGTAAAGACGCGAACGAAAAAATTAAGAAATTAAAAAGCGAAGGCGTATCTGAAGATGAGATAAAAGTAGGAGAGGCCGAAATCCAGAAGTTAACTGATGCCTACATTATTAAGGTTGATCAGCTTTCTGACGCCAAAGAAAAAGATATCATGACGGTTTAA
- a CDS encoding ABC transporter ATP-binding protein, giving the protein MNILLSYLKKHRWIVVLALVMAAMNIGFSLLDPWITGRIVDRVIEKRTTLQYNEYLHQVLILIGAAIGVAMVSRIAKNFQDYFTNIITQKVGAEMYADGLKHSLELPYQVFEDQRSGETLGILQKVRLDCEKFITSFIGILFVSLIGMIFVIIYSVSVNYQVTLVYFAAIPIITFVSMAMSRKIKTIQKRIVSETTALAGSTTESLRNIELVKSLGLAKQEIARLNNTTYKILDLELKKVKYVRSMSFVQGTTVNFVRSVMVVILLLLIFKESISPGQYFSFLFYSFFLFNPLQELGNVILSWREAEVSLGNFKGILNTPIDVKPEKPVLLEKVNTLTFSDVTFKHLTANRNALNHINFETNTGETIAFVGPSGSGKTTLVKLLVGLYQPLEGNILYNGILSKDIDLDQLREKIGFVTQDTQLFSGTIRENLLFVRPNATDEECMDVLQRAACQTLLARADKGLSTVIGEGGVKVSGGEKQRLSIARALLRRPDILVFDEATSSLDSITEEEITETIRNVSDLENHITILIAHRLSTIMHADSIYVLEKGRIIESGRHQDLLAQKGLYYAMWRQQIGEKDSVEEAEVR; this is encoded by the coding sequence ATGAATATATTACTTTCTTACTTAAAAAAACACCGGTGGATAGTTGTACTGGCCCTTGTTATGGCGGCTATGAACATTGGCTTTTCACTGCTCGATCCGTGGATAACAGGCCGAATTGTAGATCGTGTTATTGAGAAACGCACCACACTGCAATATAACGAGTACCTGCACCAGGTATTAATATTGATTGGGGCTGCAATTGGTGTGGCGATGGTATCGCGTATCGCTAAAAACTTCCAGGATTATTTTACCAACATCATAACCCAAAAGGTAGGTGCCGAAATGTACGCTGATGGCCTGAAACACTCTTTAGAATTGCCTTACCAGGTTTTTGAAGATCAGCGTAGTGGTGAAACATTGGGTATTTTACAAAAAGTAAGGCTCGACTGCGAAAAATTTATCACTTCCTTTATCGGTATCTTATTTGTATCCCTTATCGGGATGATATTTGTTATCATATATTCGGTGAGTGTTAACTACCAGGTAACGCTGGTATATTTTGCTGCAATACCCATTATTACTTTTGTGAGTATGGCCATGAGCCGCAAAATAAAAACTATTCAAAAGCGTATCGTATCAGAAACCACGGCGCTTGCGGGTTCAACAACCGAATCGCTCAGGAATATTGAATTGGTAAAAAGTTTGGGTTTGGCCAAACAGGAGATAGCCAGGCTGAATAACACTACTTATAAAATACTTGATCTGGAGCTTAAAAAGGTGAAATATGTTCGCAGCATGAGTTTTGTTCAAGGCACTACCGTAAATTTCGTGCGCAGTGTAATGGTGGTGATATTGTTACTGCTTATTTTTAAAGAGTCAATTTCTCCCGGGCAATATTTTAGCTTTTTATTTTACTCCTTCTTTTTATTTAACCCGTTACAGGAGTTGGGCAATGTGATACTATCATGGCGCGAGGCTGAGGTTTCTCTTGGTAATTTTAAAGGGATATTAAACACGCCTATTGATGTAAAGCCAGAAAAACCGGTGCTGCTTGAAAAAGTAAATACGTTAACATTTAGCGATGTTACATTTAAGCATTTAACTGCTAACCGCAACGCGCTTAACCATATTAATTTTGAAACAAACACCGGCGAAACCATTGCCTTTGTTGGCCCTTCGGGCTCGGGGAAAACTACGCTCGTAAAATTACTGGTTGGTTTGTATCAGCCTTTAGAAGGTAATATTTTGTACAACGGTATATTAAGCAAGGATATTGATCTTGACCAGCTACGCGAAAAAATTGGTTTTGTAACACAGGATACCCAACTGTTTTCGGGTACCATACGCGAGAACCTGTTGTTTGTACGCCCCAATGCCACTGATGAGGAGTGTATGGACGTGCTACAGCGCGCCGCCTGCCAAACCCTGCTGGCCCGTGCAGATAAAGGGCTGAGTACTGTAATTGGAGAGGGCGGGGTAAAAGTATCTGGTGGTGAAAAACAACGCCTGTCTATTGCCCGTGCATTGCTGCGCCGGCCGGATATATTGGTGTTTGATGAGGCCACTTCATCGCTTGATTCGATAACCGAAGAAGAAATCACCGAAACCATCCGTAATGTATCTGATCTGGAAAATCACATCACTATATTGATTGCTCACCGCCTGTCGACCATTATGCATGCCGATAGCATTTATGTGCTTGAAAAGGGACGCATCATTGAATCGGGCAGACACCAGGACCTCCTGGCTCAAAAAGGACTTTATTACGCCATGTGGCGCCAGCAAATAGGCGAGAAGGATAGTGTGGAAGAAGCAGAGGTGAGGTAA